From Paraglaciecola sp. L1A13:
GTAAATGGTGATTGGCTATGGTATCGAGACGTCGGAAATATTACTGGCGGCTCAGCTGACGAGCATACACAAAAAGCGGTAGGTACGTATACGAATGTGACAGAAACTATCATCGAACAAGAAGACTTGCGCTTATTTGGTGAAGCGTATAAACACACTCGGGACTGGGTGTTGGTGTGTAATCGCCACAGAATTCCTTTAGCCGCAAACCAAGCATTTTGCGATACGTTTGGGATTGACGAACAAAACGATTTAGCGAGCCAATTACGCCATGTATATCGCGGTAAAGAAACGGAATTATTGCGTTTTTGGTCAAAGTTGACAGAGCTTGAGGCAGGAAAAGACTGGCGCGGTGAAGACCAAATTATATTGCATAACCATGAAATTCGAGATGTATTGGTATATATCAAAGCAGTGGCAAGTATCAATGATGTGAATGAAATTGATTCATTTCTTATTATTCTCAGTGATATTAGCGAGCATAAAAAAGCCCAGCAAGCACTGATGAAGTTAGCGAATTTCGATGCATTAACCGAGCTCCCCAATCGCACACTTCTGTTAGACCGGGTAAATCATGCTATCGATCAGGCCAAACGGTCTGGGCAAACATTGGGATTGTTTTTTATTGACCTAGACAAATTCAAACAAGTGAATGATAGTTTAGGCCATCGAGCAGGCGATACTTTATTGCAAGAGATATCCGCTCGTTTGCTTAACTTACTGCGTAAAGAAGATACCATCGCGCGCTTAGGTGGTGACGAATTCGTAGTACTGATAGAGAACGTGCCAGGAGTTGAGTCGCTTACCCACTTAGCCAGTCAAATTATCGACATTATCGATACCCCTGTGCAATTAGATAACAACGTGGTGAGTGTATCGTCGAGTATTGGTATCGCGCTTTATCCTGAAGATGCGCAAAGTGCTGAAGGGTTGCTGCAAAATGCCGATATTGCCATGTACCACGCTAAAGAAAATGGACGCGGCATCTTTCAGTTTTTTACCGCAAAGATGAATCTTGTAGCCCAGCAAAGATTGGCATTAGAAAGCGATCTAAAGCAGGCGCATAACCAACAAAAATTTGAAAATTACTATCAACCTATTGTCGATATCAGTCAAAATAAGGTGATCGGCTTCGAACTGCTTATGCGTTGGTTTACGAACATTGGTAGTGTCTCTCCCGGACGATTTATCCCAGTGGCTGAAGAGCTAGGCTTAATAGTAAGCATGACGTTGCAAGCAATGGAGCGGGCACTTCCCATGTTCAAGCATTGGCAAGATGTGGGCTTCAACGGGTATTTATCGATTAATCTTTCGGCTCGTCATTTCGAATCGTTGCAGTCAATAAACGATGTCATTGCGTTCTTAAATAAGAATCAATTGTCGGTCGATACGGTACGCTTTGAGATAACAGAAAGTGCATTAATGAAAGATTATCAAAAAGCCATTGTGTATATGAAACAGCTGCAGCAAACTGGTTTCATTATCGCGCTTGATGATTTTGGTACCGGGTATTCATCGCTAAAATATCTCAAAGAATTTCCTCTTAGCATTATTAAAGTAGATAAAAGCTTTGTGGATGATATTGGCAAAAATAAAAATAATGAGGCTTTAATCGAAACAATATTACGCATGGCAGAAAGTTTAGATATGTATTGTATTGCTGAAGGGATTGAAACCGTCGAACAAGTTGAATTTTTCGAACGACATGCATGCCATTTTTTACAAGGCTACTACTTTTCGACGCCGGTGTCGCTCGTCGAAACTTATGCACTTATTGATAAGCGGTGGTAGGTTGTTAATCGCTTAGAACAGTGAATGGAAAATCGCTAGCGCTTGGCAGAAATACTGAATTCTAAGAAGTTTTTATACTCACAGGGCTCGCTGTCATTGTTCGTTTTCACTTACGTGCATTGTTTGTTAGAAACCTTGTTGCGGATCCATCTGCGTTGAACGACTATCAATTAGCCTTTCATCGGGACTGCCCATAAATAGCTTACCGAGTATGCGCGAATCGCTACTGATATGCACTTTAGAAGGTGTGTTTGTCACGGTACATACAGCACCGATTACGATATTTCCATAAACAGTGGTGTGTCCGGTTTGTATGACATTTCGCCTGAATGTCTTGATATTTTCAGTTACTAGCACATTATAAAGTGTGACATCGCCGCCCTCAGTGCGAATAGATCCTAGCACTACACTTTCTTTGCCTAAGGATATATAACGCATTTTTAGTGCGAATGTTTGACTTCATATGAAGGTTGGTAGCACGTGTAATCACCCCACTTATTGATGCTATCTGATTTACCACGTCACCTAATCGCAGTGCAATATCGCCGTTAACAGAACGTAATGGTGTTAACGGATGGCGGTTATTTTTAAATGGGGATATCTTGTCATAACCAGATGTTGCGAAAAACGTGTAACTATTTTTTTAAATTATAATTAATAAGAATAGATGGTAAAACGACATAGTATTGATATTGAGCGAAATCTACTAATAGTTGGTCAAAACAAATATCCAACCTATTTATGAATTAGCGCATGTGCAAATTTATGAAGAAGATACCATTGTATTTTTAGGGAATATGCATTCAGCCTATTCGCTAAATTTGATACACATACTTAGTTTTGGTTGTATAAGCGTCATGTCACTAATTGCCGTTACAACCGATTTGGGTAGAATATAGGTGTAGGCTAGCGTAGACGGATTGATGCCCATGAGCGAGGGCATAACGTAACCAATATACCCACTATGAAAATGTTATCCCAAGTACGTTCATTTATGTCAATATACTGTTTTTGATAGGCTTTATCTAAGTTTACCCTAAGAGGTGCGTCATGCTTTCTACTGAGCAACAACAGCATTTTATATCGGCCGGCTATGTTGTACTACATGAGTTTTTTGCTGAATCTGAAATGATTGCGCTTAAAAAAGAAGCCCAGAACATTGTTGAACAATTCGACTCTCGTTCAACGCGATCGGTTTTTTCTACTCAAGACCAAAGTAAAAGTCGTGATGATTACTTCCTACAATCTGGGGACAAAGTTCGCTGTTTTTTCGAGGAAGAAGCGTTTGATCAAAGCGGCGAGTTAAAGCAAGCGAAAGCCGTTAGTATTAATAAGATTGGTCATGCACTTCACGTACTAAACCCCGTGTTTAAGAAATTTAGTCATGATCTGCGCATTCGCCAAGTAGCCAAAGATGTCGGCTTGATAGAACCACAAATACATCAGTCGATGTATATTTTTAAACAGCCTAAAATCGGTGGCGTAATTAGATGGCACCAAGACGGGACCTATTTTTTAAGTGATCCACTCTCCGTCGTTACGTTTTGGTTTGCAGTCGAAGATGCGACTATAGAAAACGGCTGTTTACAGATTAAAGCCGATGGCAGCGACACGCCACTGCGTGAACAGTTTGTGCGTTACGCAGATGATAGCACTGACTTGAAAGTACTTGATTCAACACCTTGGCCTAAGGATGAGGAAGCACAGCCACTAGAGGTAACAAAAGGATCGCTCGTGGTATTTGATGGTTTGTTACCACACTTCAGTGCGCCGAACCGCTCAGACAAATCTCGTCACGCATTTACCTTGCATATGACATGTGCGACAACTCAATACGACCCGCTTAATTGGTTACAAGCAAAACCGATTCCAGTGTAATTTCGATTGGGCTTTGTCTGTTTTTAATTTCGATAGAGGGTTTTAATTAGATGAAAACCGAATTGAGTTTTAACCGGCCCATGGACCGTTAACACCTCTTTTTTGAAAACCACATTGTCAAAAGCCTTCACCATGGTTCCTGGACTAAATTCGCCTAAGTCTCCGCCTTTTTTCCCCGACGGACAAAGTGAGTGTTTTTTAGCTAATTGCGAAAAATTGCCCCCCTTGTCTAGTTGTTCTTTGAGTTGTAAAGCTTCTTTTTCGGTTTTTACCAATATGTGGCATGCGCCTGCTTTCATTTCGGTTAGCCTCTTAATGATAGTGAGAATAAATACCTGCCGTTGGTTAGGTAAACGAACTATGGGTACTGAAAATAAACTTATTTTATGTAGTTTATCATTGTCATAGCATGCTGGGTCAGCAATAAAAGTAATTAGTTAGCAACAACGCTCTGTGCACGCTGCGTATGCTAAGGGCAGTGCAAAATTCAGAGGGTGTGTTTTACTAACTGCCTAGTGAGGCTTATATGCAAAACCCATAAGGTAAAGCCCATTAGTATCGGATATTATATATTACTCGGTTACGTTTAGATTTAGCATTGTGCGGTTACCCAAAGTATTTTATAAAAAGTCTTTCTATGAAGTTAGTGTTCCTCTGTTAAGTTTGATCCAACGATGTTTTAATTAAATGTAATGCATAAAAGATAAGGAACAATGGTGTTTGCGTTAACGAATATAAGTTTAAAGGGCAAGGTCTCAGCACCAGAGTGGCAGACTCGAATAGATTTAGCCGCATGTTATCGGTTAGTCGCTGATTTTCGCTGGGGGGATTTAATTTACACCCATATTTCGGCTCGTATTCCGGGGACGGA
This genomic window contains:
- a CDS encoding phytanoyl-CoA dioxygenase family protein; its protein translation is MLSTEQQQHFISAGYVVLHEFFAESEMIALKKEAQNIVEQFDSRSTRSVFSTQDQSKSRDDYFLQSGDKVRCFFEEEAFDQSGELKQAKAVSINKIGHALHVLNPVFKKFSHDLRIRQVAKDVGLIEPQIHQSMYIFKQPKIGGVIRWHQDGTYFLSDPLSVVTFWFAVEDATIENGCLQIKADGSDTPLREQFVRYADDSTDLKVLDSTPWPKDEEAQPLEVTKGSLVVFDGLLPHFSAPNRSDKSRHAFTLHMTCATTQYDPLNWLQAKPIPV
- the ppiC gene encoding peptidylprolyl isomerase PpiC, with the translated sequence MKAGACHILVKTEKEALQLKEQLDKGGNFSQLAKKHSLCPSGKKGGDLGEFSPGTMVKAFDNVVFKKEVLTVHGPVKTQFGFHLIKTLYRN